The genomic interval CGATCGATGTGTTGGCGTATCCCTTTCCATCAGGCATACTTCTTACTTTTCGAGTCATGAACTTGAGGGACGAGTCTCGACGCTGAAAGACCTGGCCCATGTTTCGAATGTCGTAAATGTGAATCTGGCGGTTGCCCAGACCACAAACCACAtagttggagttggtaGCCTTGTCCATGGTGTAGACCTTGCCTGCTGTGGGAATCATCATAGAGCTGTCCTTGTTTCCAAAACCTCCCCGAGCGTCAATGAATTGCAGGTTCTTGTCCCACGAACCCGACACAATCAGATTGTTGCCGGCATCGCAAACCACTGACGAGATGGCATCTGCATGCTGTTGTCCTATGCTCAAAAGTTCTCCTGCCTGAAGATCTATTGCTTCAACCACACCTGCCAATCCTCCTGTGAATGCAACACCGTTGTCCCCCCAACAACAGTCGAGAATCGGGCTGGATGCAGACACCTCTGTGACCTGTCGAGAATTGTCGTGACTGACAGAGTACAGACGCAGTTTAGTATCCCAGGAAGACACAAGCAGATGCTTCTGAGGACCCCATGTGACCTTCGATATTAAATCGGGCAAAGCGTCGATTTGAACTGGGTTAGAAAATGTCGctgacaagaagaaaaatcAAACGGATACTCACTTATGCTCATTTTTTGGACTTGTTATCGAAAACCGATATTGTTCGTGATGTTCCGGCGTGTATACAAGCTTATGCAGATCAACATGCGTGGTTGTCATGGAGACGCGTGTCAAATCAGGAGGctagggttagggttggaAACAAGAGCTGGGCCATGTGGGGGATCTAACATGAGTGCATTCTTTCCTTGTCTGGAGTTTCGAGCTTGTTGTAGGCACAAGTACGACAATACCTGAAGATGTATATGGTTGAAGACTATGGATCAAGAGAGTTGGTGATTTCTTTTCCAGCCCGAAAACAGCCCACTTTGACTTTGGGGTTTTCATCGACTGGGTTAATCGGTgtaattacttgtacttgtagcttcTTGTAGTTCAGACTGACATATTGAATGATACCAATGTTTACACACTACCCACTGTATTGTTCGATGACCTCCAAACATACAATGGGAAAAGTGAAACGAACGTCATCAACTCttgtgtactcgtacttgtagtttcAGATCCATATAAGACGACAAAAGGATCTTGCATATGAGCAGTATTGGCCACTTTCATCAAGTGTGGCCCAAGTCAATTATCGGGTGAGAGAGAGGCGTGAATCTTGATAGTCAAGTTCAGTTGAAGCTTGTGTGTCATGCCTCTCCGCCTTCAAATATCTATACGGGGGAAGAGCAAGAATAGCGTTATTACAGAGGCTGTAAGTTGGAGTCTTGCCTGTAATTCGGTGACAGTTGGTGCACCGGGTCGTGTCGCAAACGGTCTCAAAACCACCTCCAAAACCACTTCCAAAACCACCACTTCTGGTCCTTGTTTCAGAGACCTTCTCCAAGTCATAATATccagctactgtacgatactgtatCCAAGCAGGCTGAACAGGTTCGTATATCTGCATGCATCTTCTGAAGTTAATCCCAAAAAATAGAGAAACGGCATGTAGCTCACCGAAGTTCACATTGGAGAGGGTACTCTTGTTCCGTCAGGTTAAGTGGTCCACTGGATTCTCAAGAGAGAACATATCCAGCTTTCATTCTCCAGCTGCACCCTTGTCAACATTTGGGGTCTATCTAACCCCTCCTCAAATAGGGTAAAAGAGCAATCGTCAACAGTAGGCTTTTGGAATACATGTGTGATGCAGCAACATCCTCCAAGGCTCAGCTGGATCAGTGTTTGTGAACCTCTCTCAGTGACCTTGTGAGATATTAACGGCATCACTTAGCGTACCACGCCCTGCTGCGCATCTTGCATCATGACCTCGACAGTGGAATTGGCCGAGCCATTATCGTCACAGCGCAATCTCAAAGCCATCAGCCTGGCGTTCCACAACCAAAACGATGATCAAAATCTGTCATTACAACCCGTCCACTCGCACGACAGCGATATCGCCAATGGGAGCTCGACCAAAAGCGATATCTCGAGTTTGGACAGCTCGCCCAAGAACCACTCAGACAGCCACCATAAGGGTCTTACAGATGATGTGTCCGCTGAGAAACtaagaggaggaaaaatTGCAGACTCGGACGGCAACGTGATGAGCGACGCCTCCGATTCGGAGCTGGACACGGACGGCCCCGAACCCATCAACCCCCATGCTAAATTGTCGGTCAAACTCATGGACAAGATGCTGGCCCTAGCTCTGCCTCCTAAATCAGCTGCAGTGGCCAAGAGAGTCAGAATCCAGCAGGGCCA from Yarrowia lipolytica chromosome 1F, complete sequence carries:
- a CDS encoding uncharacterized protein (Compare to YALI0F19558g, weakly similar to uniprot|P40066 Saccharomyces cerevisiae YER107c GLE2 required for nuclear pore complex structure and function, similar to Saccharomyces cerevisiae BUB3 (YOR026W); ancestral locus Anc_5.615), with the protein product MSIIQIDALPDLISKVTWGPQKHLLVSSWDTKLRLYSVSHDNSRQVTEVSASSPILDCCWGDNGVAFTGGLAGVVEAIDLQAGELLSIGQQHADAISSVVCDAGNNLIVSGSWDKNLQFIDARGGFGNKDSSMMIPTAGKVYTMDKATNSNYVVCGLGNRQIHIYDIRNMGQVFQRRDSSLKFMTRKVRSMPDGKGYANTSIEGRVAVEWFDPSPEVQAQKYAFKCHRAKEPDAQGRIEVHPVNGVAFHPATPAFFTGGSDGVVYCWDGKQRRRLKQYPHMPTSVMGLDVDSTSGDMLAIACADDSFKENPNGALAKSSLHVRFLDGEGL